The Caproicibacterium lactatifermentans genome contains a region encoding:
- a CDS encoding methionine ABC transporter permease produces MIDLDIPNEKILLAAQQTIYMVGIALIIGTILGAAMAVILVLTRKGGIRPNKIVYGILNAVINVVRSIPFIILMVFIMPLTKAIVGTRIGTTAAIVPLVVFIAPYLARLLESSLLEVNRGIVEAAQSMGATTFQIIWHFLLPESSGSLILALTNGAIGLLGATAMAGAIGAGGVGDLALTYGYERMNFPLMLFTIIVLIVFVQLIQVLGNFLSRRLRHK; encoded by the coding sequence ATGATTGACCTTGACATACCAAATGAAAAAATCCTGCTGGCGGCACAGCAGACTATTTATATGGTCGGCATTGCTTTAATTATCGGCACCATTCTTGGCGCCGCCATGGCAGTTATCCTTGTGCTGACTCGAAAAGGCGGCATCCGCCCAAACAAAATCGTGTACGGCATTCTGAATGCTGTCATTAACGTGGTGCGCAGTATTCCGTTTATTATCTTAATGGTTTTTATTATGCCGCTGACGAAGGCTATTGTTGGCACACGTATCGGTACAACAGCCGCCATTGTTCCATTGGTCGTGTTCATTGCTCCGTACCTTGCGCGTTTGCTGGAAAGTTCCTTACTGGAAGTAAACCGTGGCATTGTAGAAGCGGCGCAGTCTATGGGTGCCACCACATTTCAAATCATCTGGCATTTCCTGTTGCCGGAATCCAGCGGTTCGCTTATCCTTGCATTGACTAACGGCGCCATTGGCCTTTTGGGTGCCACCGCAATGGCGGGTGCTATCGGTGCAGGCGGTGTTGGTGACTTGGCGCTAACCTACGGCTATGAGCGTATGAATTTCCCGCTGATGCTGTTCACTATCATTGTGCTCATTGTTTTTGTGCAGCTGATTCAAGTGCTGGGAAACTTTCTTTCCCGCAGGCTGCGGCATAAATAA
- a CDS encoding MetQ/NlpA family ABC transporter substrate-binding protein, whose amino-acid sequence MKKDFIIRKITALGLAALFASVSLTGCGETAFSSSGSTASTAQAKKELKFSKSQGPYSELFQKGVQPILEKKGYKINAVDMSDLSQADSALNDGEVDFNVEQHVTYMNNFNKTQNGHLAAVTPIPTVPAGIYSGSKTALKQLTDGSKIAVPNDAANTARAYVLLQKAGWIKLKAGIEPTKATQEDIAENPYHIQFVEMKSLNIPSVRSDFDFIVITGSIVYNAKIDPSTALLEEDILPDLMLHLVVKDSDENSQWAKDIAAAYQSDEFKTYLDKNNNGLWTVPDYSKK is encoded by the coding sequence ATGAAAAAGGATTTTATCATCCGTAAAATTACCGCACTCGGACTTGCTGCATTGTTTGCGTCCGTTTCCCTTACCGGCTGCGGTGAAACTGCCTTCTCGTCGTCCGGAAGCACTGCTTCTACCGCGCAGGCAAAAAAGGAATTAAAATTCAGTAAATCGCAGGGGCCGTACAGCGAACTTTTCCAAAAAGGAGTTCAGCCCATTCTGGAGAAAAAAGGATACAAAATTAACGCCGTCGATATGTCTGACCTTTCGCAGGCCGATTCTGCTCTAAATGACGGCGAGGTTGACTTTAATGTAGAACAGCATGTAACCTATATGAACAATTTTAACAAAACGCAAAACGGACATCTTGCGGCGGTCACACCGATTCCAACGGTTCCGGCCGGTATCTATTCCGGTTCCAAAACTGCGCTGAAACAGCTTACCGATGGATCCAAGATTGCTGTTCCAAATGACGCTGCCAACACCGCACGCGCCTATGTGCTGCTGCAGAAAGCTGGATGGATTAAACTGAAAGCCGGTATAGAACCTACCAAGGCCACACAGGAGGATATTGCAGAAAACCCGTACCACATCCAGTTTGTAGAAATGAAATCCCTAAATATTCCATCTGTGCGCTCCGATTTTGATTTCATTGTTATTACCGGCTCTATCGTATACAATGCAAAAATTGACCCCTCCACCGCACTGCTTGAGGAGGACATTCTGCCCGACCTGATGCTGCATCTGGTTGTAAAAGATTCCGATGAAAACAGCCAGTGGGCAAAGGATATTGCCGCCGCTTACCAGTCTGATGAATTTAAGACCTACCTCGACAAAAACAACAACGGTCTGTGGACGGTACCTGATTACAGCAAGAAATAA
- a CDS encoding M20/M25/M40 family metallo-hydrolase, whose translation MICQKRITEAFCSLTKIDSPSFGERAMTDFLTKRLQELGLTVVEDDAAKKTNGTAGNLLATLPGTQEGEPLLFAAHMDTVAPALGKKATVHPDGTITSDGTTVLGADDVSGLSIILEALESIKEDSLPHRPLEILFTIAEEPYDCGSEVFDYSKVHAKEAYVLDLSGAVGGAAYAAPTICSFTFELTGKAAHAGFAPQEGIHAVAAAALAVSKLKMGKSDEETTLNIGTIQGGTATNIVPDKCVVSGELRSYSHQTAERVLQNVITVFQNAAKSFGASCRVSSRFGCYAYEISKSHPVVQRYAAACRASGVELNLFRTFGGSDANQFARHGISGLVISSAMYRCHSCDEYTTTKDLQKAAKVTQKLMTAKI comes from the coding sequence ATGATATGCCAAAAAAGAATTACAGAAGCCTTTTGCAGCTTGACGAAAATTGACAGCCCGTCTTTTGGGGAACGCGCCATGACGGACTTCCTGACAAAACGCCTACAAGAATTGGGGCTGACCGTTGTGGAGGATGATGCCGCCAAAAAGACAAATGGCACCGCCGGCAACCTGCTGGCAACCCTGCCCGGCACGCAGGAGGGTGAGCCGCTTTTGTTTGCTGCGCATATGGATACTGTGGCACCAGCACTTGGGAAAAAAGCAACGGTTCACCCGGATGGCACCATCACCAGCGATGGCACTACCGTGCTTGGTGCGGATGATGTCAGCGGGCTTTCCATCATTCTGGAGGCACTGGAATCCATCAAAGAGGACTCTCTTCCCCATCGCCCACTGGAGATTCTATTCACGATTGCGGAAGAACCCTATGACTGCGGCAGTGAAGTATTCGATTACAGCAAGGTCCACGCAAAGGAAGCCTATGTGCTTGACCTCAGCGGCGCGGTGGGTGGCGCAGCTTATGCCGCACCCACCATCTGCTCCTTTACGTTTGAGCTGACCGGCAAGGCCGCGCATGCCGGATTTGCCCCGCAGGAGGGTATTCATGCGGTTGCGGCGGCGGCCTTGGCAGTCAGCAAGTTGAAAATGGGAAAATCGGATGAAGAAACAACGCTGAATATCGGCACCATTCAAGGCGGAACAGCAACCAACATTGTACCGGATAAATGCGTAGTCAGCGGAGAACTGCGCTCCTACTCCCACCAAACTGCCGAGCGGGTTCTGCAAAATGTGATTACCGTGTTTCAGAATGCTGCAAAATCATTCGGCGCGTCCTGCCGTGTCAGCAGCCGCTTTGGCTGCTATGCCTATGAAATTTCCAAGAGTCATCCGGTTGTGCAGCGCTATGCCGCTGCCTGCCGCGCATCCGGCGTGGAGCTAAATCTATTTCGTACCTTTGGCGGCAGTGACGCAAACCAGTTTGCGCGGCACGGCATTTCGGGGCTGGTCATTTCCAGTGCCATGTATCGCTGCCATTCCTGCGATGAATACACAACCACGAAAGATTTGCAGAAAGCGGCGAAAGTTACACAGAAACTCATGACAGCGAAAATTTAA
- a CDS encoding YlmC/YmxH family sporulation protein produces the protein MHSRVYDLHRKEVINVRDGTRLGNVGDVEIDTDTASVLALVIYGRLRFFGLFGREDDKIVPWSDIRLIGQDIILVDTSSPLRDSKKKGLAVKEEGPPSPHDSSL, from the coding sequence TTGCACAGCAGAGTATATGACCTGCACCGCAAGGAAGTAATCAATGTACGTGACGGAACCCGTCTGGGAAATGTTGGGGATGTGGAAATTGACACCGACACGGCCTCGGTGCTGGCGCTGGTCATTTACGGCAGGCTGCGCTTTTTCGGTTTGTTCGGCCGGGAAGACGACAAAATTGTGCCGTGGTCGGACATTCGGCTGATTGGGCAGGACATCATTCTGGTGGATACCTCATCTCCGCTGCGTGACAGCAAAAAAAAGGGTTTGGCCGTAAAAGAAGAAGGGCCGCCCTCTCCGCATGACTCCTCTCTTTAA
- a CDS encoding C39 family peptidase: MDKMRNVWILLRKKWIQQKQMLHYGRRNSPKECAARLRRKCLSLLLVSTVGFGTLGFFHASAMPRTGSEKGSRPGTPPVSLQLQLPYCSATNLLPCGSESVSELMLLHYWGIPASLDSVVSSLQKAPLQQAKSGGLLGPNPNTAFAGNPRKKGSAGCFADPVAASLSQLLPPQLRAKDATGASLDSLLQKYVANGEPVLLWATVNMDKPSVPLKWNTPEGGTCCWPRNTDCMVLVGYDQTCCWLEDPENTAGPTRLTRQLTEERYNQLGRHCVTVSRTRE; the protein is encoded by the coding sequence ATGGACAAAATGCGAAACGTCTGGATTCTGCTGAGAAAAAAATGGATACAGCAAAAACAAATGCTGCACTATGGCCGCCGCAATTCCCCGAAGGAATGTGCCGCGCGTCTGCGCCGCAAATGCTTAAGCCTTCTTCTGGTAAGTACCGTCGGTTTCGGCACACTGGGATTTTTCCATGCCAGCGCAATGCCCCGAACCGGCAGTGAAAAGGGAAGCCGCCCCGGAACGCCGCCTGTTTCACTGCAGCTGCAGCTTCCCTACTGCAGCGCCACGAACCTGCTGCCGTGCGGCAGTGAATCTGTCAGTGAGCTGATGCTGCTGCACTACTGGGGCATTCCGGCTAGTTTGGACAGCGTCGTGTCTTCTCTGCAAAAGGCACCGCTGCAACAGGCAAAAAGCGGTGGTCTGCTCGGTCCAAACCCCAATACGGCCTTTGCCGGTAACCCGCGCAAAAAAGGCAGTGCCGGCTGTTTTGCCGATCCTGTCGCCGCGTCGCTATCCCAGCTGCTGCCGCCGCAGCTGCGGGCAAAGGACGCAACCGGTGCCTCACTGGACAGTCTTCTGCAAAAATATGTTGCGAATGGTGAACCGGTGCTTTTGTGGGCAACGGTCAATATGGACAAGCCCTCTGTCCCGCTCAAATGGAATACACCGGAGGGTGGCACCTGCTGCTGGCCAAGGAACACCGACTGCATGGTTCTGGTCGGCTATGACCAAACCTGCTGCTGGCTGGAGGACCCGGAAAACACCGCCGGTCCCACCCGCCTGACACGGCAGCTGACCGAAGAACGCTACAATCAGCTTGGCCGCCACTGTGTAACAGTAAGCCGGACAAGGGAATGA
- the sigG gene encoding RNA polymerase sporulation sigma factor SigG has product MQNNKVEICGVNTADLKVLTEAEKMDLLKKMHAGDKSARDKLIRGNLRLVLSVIQRFTNRGENLDDLFQVGCIGLMKAIDHFDTSQGVRFSTYGVPMIIGEIRRYLRDNNSIRVSRSLRDTAYKAMKAKEAFLTKHDREPTTDELAAILDIKREDIVLALESVVDPISLYEPVFSDGGDTIYVMDQVGDNNDDNNWIDEIILKQAIHDLSDREKNILSMRFFHGKTQMEVAKEIGISQAQVSRLEKAALQKVKRDL; this is encoded by the coding sequence ATGCAGAACAATAAAGTGGAAATCTGCGGTGTCAACACCGCGGACCTCAAGGTACTGACAGAGGCCGAAAAAATGGATTTGCTTAAAAAAATGCACGCTGGTGACAAAAGCGCCCGTGATAAGCTGATTCGCGGCAACCTTCGTCTGGTGCTAAGCGTTATCCAGCGTTTCACCAACCGAGGTGAAAACCTGGACGACCTGTTTCAGGTCGGCTGTATTGGCCTGATGAAAGCTATTGACCACTTCGATACCAGCCAGGGTGTCCGCTTTTCAACCTACGGGGTTCCTATGATTATCGGTGAAATCCGGCGATATCTGCGGGACAACAACTCCATCCGTGTTTCGCGCTCCCTGCGCGACACTGCCTACAAAGCCATGAAGGCGAAAGAAGCGTTCCTCACCAAGCACGACCGGGAACCAACCACGGACGAGCTGGCCGCCATTTTGGATATAAAGCGGGAGGATATTGTGCTGGCACTGGAATCCGTTGTGGACCCTATTTCCTTATATGAACCGGTTTTTTCGGATGGCGGGGATACCATTTATGTCATGGACCAGGTGGGCGATAACAACGATGACAATAATTGGATTGATGAAATTATCCTGAAACAGGCTATTCATGATCTTTCGGACCGAGAAAAAAACATTCTGTCCATGCGTTTCTTTCACGGAAAAACACAAATGGAAGTTGCAAAGGAAATCGGCATCAGCCAGGCACAGGTTTCTCGGCTGGAAAAAGCCGCCCTACAAAAGGTGAAAAGGGACCTGTAA
- a CDS encoding CCA tRNA nucleotidyltransferase, with translation MKFIIPDYVQKTLISLRTAGWQACLVGGCVRDTLLHRTPNDWDIASASTPGQTECALAAFPCLETGVQHGTVTVLSDGHPVEVTTFRTDGTYSDNRRPDSVSFTRSLPEDLRRRDFTINAMAWDNGTLVDLFGGFSDLKAGVVRCVGSPDVRFQEDGLRILRALRFASVLDFSIAPETTAAVHRQRGLLKKIAAERIGAELGKLLCGPGAARVLRDFSDVLFTILPELAPQKGCPQRSPYHSYDVWEHTLHAVQAAPPEVPIRLTMLLHDIGKPACHTTDETGTDHFYRHESVGSEMVGPVLKRLRCSAKLSRQVQEGIRRHMLFMEPDEHILKRRLRQFGPNFCLFLLQVQRADTAAQSAAVQDRLRVLDQTEALLRKLLQQQACFSRAQLAVKGNDLTALGLHGAEVGEALSFLLEAVISGRCPNEKQALLTIWQEKSQM, from the coding sequence GTGAAATTTATCATACCGGACTATGTACAGAAAACTTTAATATCCCTGCGAACTGCCGGCTGGCAGGCGTGTCTGGTAGGCGGCTGTGTGCGGGATACACTGCTGCACCGGACACCGAATGACTGGGACATCGCGTCGGCCAGCACACCGGGACAGACGGAGTGTGCCCTGGCTGCATTTCCTTGTCTGGAAACAGGCGTACAGCATGGCACGGTTACGGTCTTGTCGGACGGACACCCCGTGGAGGTGACCACTTTCCGTACGGACGGGACCTACAGTGACAACCGCCGCCCGGACAGCGTTTCTTTTACCCGGAGCCTGCCGGAGGATTTGCGCCGAAGGGATTTTACCATCAACGCCATGGCATGGGACAATGGAACGCTGGTGGATTTATTCGGCGGATTTTCGGACCTAAAGGCGGGCGTTGTCCGATGCGTCGGCAGCCCGGACGTTCGTTTTCAGGAGGACGGCCTGCGCATTCTGCGGGCACTGCGCTTTGCCAGTGTGCTGGATTTTTCCATTGCGCCGGAAACAACGGCGGCTGTGCACCGGCAGCGGGGCCTGCTAAAAAAGATTGCTGCGGAACGCATTGGCGCGGAACTGGGCAAGCTGTTGTGCGGGCCGGGTGCCGCGCGTGTGCTGCGGGATTTTTCTGATGTGTTGTTTACCATTCTTCCGGAACTTGCCCCACAAAAAGGATGCCCACAGCGTAGCCCTTATCACAGCTATGACGTTTGGGAACATACACTGCACGCCGTACAGGCCGCGCCGCCGGAGGTGCCAATAAGGTTGACAATGCTGCTGCATGATATAGGAAAACCGGCCTGCCATACAACCGATGAAACCGGAACAGACCATTTTTATCGTCATGAATCTGTTGGTTCAGAGATGGTTGGTCCGGTCCTAAAGCGTCTGCGTTGTTCAGCAAAGCTGAGCCGCCAGGTACAGGAGGGAATACGCCGCCATATGCTGTTCATGGAACCGGACGAGCATATTCTAAAACGGCGGCTGCGACAGTTTGGTCCGAACTTCTGCCTGTTTCTATTACAGGTGCAGCGGGCGGATACAGCGGCACAGTCTGCGGCGGTGCAGGACCGCCTACGGGTGCTGGACCAAACGGAAGCACTGCTGCGAAAGCTGCTGCAGCAGCAGGCCTGTTTTTCACGTGCGCAGCTGGCGGTAAAGGGAAATGACCTGACAGCGCTGGGGCTGCACGGCGCGGAAGTTGGGGAAGCGCTGTCATTCCTGCTGGAAGCGGTCATTTCCGGGCGGTGCCCCAATGAAAAACAAGCGCTGCTGACCATTTGGCAGGAAAAATCGCAAATGTAG
- a CDS encoding glycosyltransferase family 2 protein produces MERVAVLIPCYNEAKTIEKVVRDYHESLPDADIYVYDNNSTDHTAELAEKAGAIVRHEYRQGKGNVMRTMFQEVEADCYLITDGDDTYPPEKAPEMVRMILDGKADMVNGDRLSSTYFEENKRPFHNAGNVMVRSLINRIFHTDVHDIMTGMRAFSRVFIKNFPILSQGFEIETEMTIYAVERNFIIREIPIAYRDRPNGSVSKLDTYSDGFRVLRTIFRLFRDYKPLLFFGIFSLLFLIVSLCCFIPVVHEYFMTGLVPRFPTLIVGSTFGICALLSLFSGIILEVSVKQRSRIIEMLTNLSMEMNKHGEK; encoded by the coding sequence ATGGAACGTGTAGCGGTTTTAATTCCTTGCTACAATGAAGCAAAAACGATAGAAAAGGTGGTCCGGGACTATCACGAAAGCCTGCCGGATGCCGATATTTATGTATATGACAATAATTCCACAGACCATACGGCGGAGCTTGCGGAAAAGGCGGGCGCCATTGTGCGGCATGAATATCGGCAGGGCAAGGGCAACGTGATGCGTACCATGTTCCAAGAAGTAGAAGCCGACTGCTACCTGATTACGGACGGCGATGATACCTATCCTCCCGAAAAGGCACCAGAAATGGTGCGGATGATTCTGGACGGCAAAGCGGATATGGTCAACGGTGACCGGCTGTCCTCTACCTACTTTGAGGAAAACAAGCGTCCGTTCCATAATGCGGGCAACGTAATGGTGCGCAGCCTTATCAACCGAATCTTCCATACCGATGTGCACGATATTATGACCGGAATGCGCGCTTTCAGCCGTGTTTTTATCAAAAACTTCCCGATCCTTTCCCAGGGATTTGAAATCGAAACGGAAATGACGATTTACGCGGTCGAGCGCAACTTCATCATTCGGGAGATACCGATTGCTTATCGGGACCGGCCAAACGGCAGTGTGTCGAAGCTGGATACCTACTCGGACGGTTTTCGTGTGCTGCGTACCATTTTTCGCCTTTTTCGCGATTATAAGCCGCTTTTATTCTTTGGAATTTTTTCTCTGCTTTTTTTGATTGTTTCCCTATGCTGTTTTATTCCCGTTGTGCATGAATATTTTATGACCGGCTTAGTACCGCGTTTCCCAACACTGATTGTCGGTTCTACATTTGGTATTTGCGCGTTGCTGTCCCTTTTCTCCGGCATTATTTTGGAGGTTTCGGTGAAACAGCGCAGCCGCATTATTGAAATGCTGACGAATTTATCTATGGAGATGAACAAGCATGGAGAAAAGTAA